A region from the Silene latifolia isolate original U9 population chromosome 7, ASM4854445v1, whole genome shotgun sequence genome encodes:
- the LOC141591664 gene encoding splicing factor 3B subunit 6-like protein has translation MSISLRKANTRLPPEVNRVLYVRNLPFNITSEEMYDIFGKYGAIRQIRVGTNKDTRGTAFVVYEDIYDAKTAVDHLSGFNVANRYLIVLYYQPTKMNKKFDHKKKEEEITKLQEKYGVSINDDDK, from the coding sequence ATGTCGATCAGTCTACGAAAGGCAAACACACGACTACCACCAGAAGTAAACCGCGTACTCTACGTACGTAATCTTCCATTCAACATAACAAGCGAAGAAATGTACGATATTTTCGGAAAATACGGAGCAATCCGTCAAATTCGGGTCGGTACTAACAAAGATACTCGCGGTACTGCTTTCGTCGTGTACGAAGATATCTACGATGCGAAAACCGCTGTTGATCATCTTTCTGGATTCAATGTCGCTAATCGGTATCTCATTGTGTTGTATTATCAGCCTACTAAGATGAATAAGAAGTTTGATCATAAGAAAAAGGAGGAGGAGATTACTAAATTGCAGGAGAAGTATGGTGTTTcgattaatgatgatgataagtGA
- the LOC141591675 gene encoding uncharacterized protein LOC141591675 isoform X1 has translation MALATSRVTVRASWDTQQRLPYNRNSPRKTHKPKSLFLSPSPSKTQSINKSSQLQINVDELLNFNAIAPRQEPVNLDEETYLGYDRWLPRPPKSEKPRSSHNAAALAYIGDCIYELYARRHFLAPALNIEQYNDRVMAVVRCEAQDALLQKLLSDNFLSAEEKDVLRWGKNIGSAKTRTTKRAGVAVYNRASSLETLIGYLYLTNPQRLEDMMSSLGFSVNISNQTILEDLNLELQKAKLKKVGDKVPQPT, from the exons ATGGCGTTAGCAACAAGTAGAGTAACAGTAAGAGCATCATGGGACACTCAACAAAGACTTCCTTACAATCGTAATTCCCCTCGCAAAACTCACAAACCTAAATCCCTTTTCCTGTCTCCTTCTCCTTCTAAAACTCAATCAATTAATAAAAGCTCTCAGTTACAAATTAATGTCGATGAACTTCTCAATTTCAATGCTATAGCTCCTCGCCAAG AACCAGTGAACTTGGACGAGGAGACATACTTGGGTTATGATAGATGGTTGCCAAGACCTCCAAAGTCAGAGAAGCCACGGTCTTCACACAATGCAGCTGCTTTGGCATATATTGGAGATTGTATATACGAG TTGTATGCTCGAAGACACTTTTTAGCTCCTGCGCTAAATATCGAGCAATATAATGATCGTGTTATGGCAGTGGTACGGTGTGAAGCACAG GATGCTCTGCTTCAAAAGCTGCTCAGCGATAACTTCTTGTCAGCAGAAGAAAA GGATGTCCTTCGGTGGGGAAAAAACATTGGATCGGCTAAAACACGGACTACAAAACGTGCTGGTGTTGCCGTGTACAATAGAGCTTCGTCGCTTGAAACACTG ATTGGTTACCTTTATCTGACAAACCCCCAGCGCTTGGAGGATATGATGTCCAGTTTGGGATTTTCGGTAAATATTTCAAACCAGACGATTCTGGAGGATCTGAACT TAGAGTTGCAGAAGGCGAAGCTAAAAAAAGTCGGAGATAAGGTGCCTCAGCCAACCTGA
- the LOC141591675 gene encoding uncharacterized protein LOC141591675 isoform X2 yields MALATSRVTVRASWDTQQRLPYNRNSPRKTHKPKSLFLSPSPSKTQSINKSSQLQINVDELLNFNAIAPRQEPVNLDEETYLGYDRWLPRPPKSEKPRSSHNAAALAYIGDCIYELYARRHFLAPALNIEQYNDRVMAVVRCEAQDALLQKLLSDNFLSAEEKDVLRWGKNIGSAKTRTTKRAGVAVYNRASSLETLIGYLYLTNPQRLEDMMSSLGFSVNISNQTILEDLN; encoded by the exons ATGGCGTTAGCAACAAGTAGAGTAACAGTAAGAGCATCATGGGACACTCAACAAAGACTTCCTTACAATCGTAATTCCCCTCGCAAAACTCACAAACCTAAATCCCTTTTCCTGTCTCCTTCTCCTTCTAAAACTCAATCAATTAATAAAAGCTCTCAGTTACAAATTAATGTCGATGAACTTCTCAATTTCAATGCTATAGCTCCTCGCCAAG AACCAGTGAACTTGGACGAGGAGACATACTTGGGTTATGATAGATGGTTGCCAAGACCTCCAAAGTCAGAGAAGCCACGGTCTTCACACAATGCAGCTGCTTTGGCATATATTGGAGATTGTATATACGAG TTGTATGCTCGAAGACACTTTTTAGCTCCTGCGCTAAATATCGAGCAATATAATGATCGTGTTATGGCAGTGGTACGGTGTGAAGCACAG GATGCTCTGCTTCAAAAGCTGCTCAGCGATAACTTCTTGTCAGCAGAAGAAAA GGATGTCCTTCGGTGGGGAAAAAACATTGGATCGGCTAAAACACGGACTACAAAACGTGCTGGTGTTGCCGTGTACAATAGAGCTTCGTCGCTTGAAACACTG ATTGGTTACCTTTATCTGACAAACCCCCAGCGCTTGGAGGATATGATGTCCAGTTTGGGATTTTCGGTAAATATTTCAAACCAGACGATTCTGGAGGATCTGAACT AG
- the LOC141591674 gene encoding DEAD-box ATP-dependent RNA helicase 20, whose translation MSRYDSRNADPASYRDRRSDYGASSAGAGGGGGRIGAPAARRDSSPQRKLDLEGLTPFEKNFYVESPSVAAMSESEVEDYRLSREITVEGRDVPKPVRSFTDVGFPEYVLEEVKKAGFTEPTAIQAQGWPMALKGRDLIGIAETGSGKTLAYLLPAIVHVNAQPILSLGDGPIVLVLAPTRELAVQIQQEATKFGASSRIKNTCIYGGVPKGPQIRDLQKGVEIVIATPGRLIDMLESNHTNLRRVTYLVLDEADRMLDMGFEPQIRKIVSQIRPDRQTLYWSATWPKEVEQLARQSLFNPYKVTIGSPDLKANHAIRQIVEILSENQKYKKLVDLLEDIMDGSRILIFMDTKKGCDQITRQLRMDGWPALSIHGDKSQAERDWVLSEFKSGKSPIMTATDVAARGLDVKDVMFVINYDFPGSLEDYVHRIGRTGRAGAKGTAYTFFTAANARFAKELIAILEEAGQKVSPDLASMGRGAPPPLAGGHPERRSRYSTGRTWS comes from the exons ATGAGCCGCTACGACTCTCGCAACGCCGACCCCGCTTCCTACCGCGACCGCCGCAG CGATTATGGCGCGTCTTCCGCTGGCGCCGGCGGTGGTGGCGGACGAATTGGAGCTCCGGCGGCGAGAAGGGATTCCTCGCCGCAACGGAAGTTGGATTTGGAAGGATTGACGCCATTCGAGAAGAATTTCTATGTCGAATCTCCTTCTGTTGCTGCCATGTCGGAAAGCGAGGTTGAGGATTATCGTCTTTCTCGTGAAATTACTGTTGAAGGTCGTGATGTTCCGAAGCCGGTTCGTAGTTTTACTGATGTTGGATTTCCAG AGTACGTCCTAGAGGAGGTTAAAAAAGCCGGCTTTACTGAACCTACGGCCATTCAGGCTCAAGGATGGCCTATGGCATTAAAGGGTCGTGATCTTATTGGTATTGCTGAAACTGGATCCGGGAAAACCCTGGCGTACTTGCTACCTGCCATAGTCCATGTTAATGCTCAGCCAATTTTAT CTCTTGGTGATGGTCCAATTGTGCTAGTTCTGGCTCCAACTAGGGAACTTGCTGTACAAATTCAACAAGAAGCCACGAAGTTTGGTGCTTCATCGAGGATTAAAAAtacttgcatatatggtggggTCCCCAAGGGACCTCAAATTCGTGATCTTCAGAAAG GTGTAGAGATAGTTATTGCAACACCCGGGAGATTGATTGATATGCTGGAATCTAACCATACAAATCTGCGTAGAGTGACCTATCTTGTTTTGGATGAGGCTGATCGGATGCTTGACATGGGATTTGAACCGCAGATTCGCAAAATTGTGTCTCAG ATACGACCTGATCGTCAAACTCTGTACTGGAGTGCGACATGGCCGAAGGAGGTTGAACAACTTGCTAGGCAATCTCTTTTCAATCCGTATAAA gTAACTATTGGTTCCCCAGACTTAAAGGCCAATCATGCTATTCGCCAGATAGTGGAGATTCTTTCTGAAAATCAGAAATATAAGAA GCTGGTGGATTTGCTTGAGGATATTATGGATGGCAGCCGCATTCTGATATTTATGGACACTAAAAAGGGGTGTGATCAGATTACTCGGCAGCTTCGTATGGATGGTTGGCCTGCTCTTTCGATTCATGGGGATAAGAGCCAAGCGGAAAGGGATTGGGTGCTATCAGAGTTCAAATCGGGCAAGAGTCCGATAATGACTGCGACCGATGTTGCTGCTCGTGGTCTAG ATGTGAAAGATGTAATGTTTGTGATAAACTACGACTTCCCTGGATCACTTGAAGACTATGTTCACCGTATCGGTAGAACTGGGAGGGCTGGGGCCAAAGGAACTGCTTACACATTTTTCACCGCTGCCAATGCCAGATTCGCGAAGGAACTTATTGCCATCCTTGAGGAGGCTGGTCAGAAGGTCAGCCCTGATCTGGCCTCTATGGGTAGAGGCGCTCCACCTCCTTTGGCGG GTGGTCACCCCGAAAGAAGAAGCCGTTACAGTACTGGCCGGACATGGAGCTAG
- the LOC141591676 gene encoding protein ROOT HAIR DEFECTIVE 3-like encodes MENDDVSCSTQLIDGDGEFNVTGIEKFLKGVKLAECGLSYAIVSIMGPQSSGKSTLLNNLFRTNFREMDAFKGRSQTTKGIWLARCVGIEPCTLVMDLEGTDGRERGEDDTAFEKQSALFALAVSDIVLINMWCHDIGREQAANKPLLKTVFQVMMRLFSPRKTTLMFVIRDKTRTPLENLEPVLREDIQKIWDSVPKPQAHKDTPLSEFFNVEVVALNSYEEKEELFREQVANLRQRFNHSIAPGGLAGDRRGVVPASGFSFSAQQIWKVIKENKDLDLPAHKVMVATVRCEEIASEKCSDFTQNQDWLQLEEASQSSPVPGFGRKLSSILGSCFSEYDAEAIYFEEGVRTAKRKHLEEKLLQVVQPAFQSILGHVRSEALEKFKEAFEKALNGGEGFSDAACRCKQSALDFFDVGCADAVVEQANWDTSKVRSKLVRDLDEHIASVRAAKLGELTSRYEAKLNEALSGPVEALLDSANNETWPSIRNLLQRESKSAVTGLANDLSGFNLDEQTQDKMLAKLEDYARGVVEAKAKEEAGKVLMRMKDRFTALFSRDSDSMPRVWTGKEDLKAITKFARSSSLKLLSVLSAIRLDVESDDIDRTLTLALVENKNNSTSTDRNLTVTDPLASSTWEKVPSSKTLITPVQCKSLWRQFQMETEYTVSQAIAAQEASRRSNNWLPPPWAIAAMVILGFNEFMTLLRNPLYLGVLFVGFLVSKALWVQMDVANEFNHGILPGLLSLCARFVPTVMTLLSKLAAQGNIPATNGGQQNPPPLAANSFRGGASSGGFSSTGSSHVTTNENGTEYSSSSKDE; translated from the exons atgg AGAATGATGATGTATCCTGTTCTACACAACTGATTGATGGAGATGGAGAGTTCAATGTCACTGGAATTGAGAAGTTTTTGAAAGGAGTAAAATTGGCAGAATGCGGACTTTCATATGCCATAGTCTCCATCATGGGTCCGCAAAGCAGTG GAAAAAGTACTCTATTGAACAATTTATTTAGAACCAACTTCAGAGAGATGGATGCGTTCAAAGGAAG GTCTCAAACCACCAAGGGCATTTGGCTGGCGAGATGTGTTGGAATTGAACCATGTACACTTGTAATGGATTTGGAGGGTACTGATGGCAGGGAAAGAGGAGAG GACGATACTGCTTTTGAAAAACAAAGTGCTCTCTTCGCTCTTGCTGTTTCCGATATAGTGCTTATAAACAT GTGGTGTCATGATATAGGACGTGAACAGGCAGCCAATAAGCCTCTTTTGAAGACTGTATTTCAA GTAATGATGCGATTGTTTAGCCCGCGTAAGACCACTTTGATGTTTGTAATTCGTGATAAGACACGG ACACCTTTGGAAAATTTGGAACCTGTCCTGCGGGAAGATATTCAGAAG ATATGGGATTCCGTTCCTAAGCCACAAGCACATAAGGACACTCCTCTAAGTGAATTTTTCAAT GTTGAGGTAGTTGCTCTTAACAGTTATGAAGAGAAGGAAGAGCTATTCAGAGAGCAG GTTGCTAATTTGAGGCAGCGATTCAACCACTCTATAGCTCCTGGTGGACTCGCTGGAGATCGACGAGGTGTTGTTCCTGCGTCAGGTTTTTCCTTTAGTGCTCAGCAAATTTGGAAAGTCATAAAGGAGAACAAGGACCTTGATCTTCCTGCACACAAG GTCATGGTGGCGACTGTTCGCTGTGAAGAAATTGCGAGTGAAAAATGTAGCGACTTTACCCAAAACCAG GATTGGCTTCAATTGGAAGAGGCCTCACAATCTAGTCCTGTCCCAGGTTTTGGCAGAAAGCTCAGTTCAATTCTTGGAAGCTGTTTCTCCGA GTACGATGCAGAGGCTATATATTTTGAAGAGGGTGTGAGAACTGCAAAGAGGAAGCATCTGGAAGAAAAATTACTGCAG GTTGTTCAACCTGCCTTTCAATCGATACTGGGACATGTGCGTTCTGAAGCTTTGGAAAAGTTCAAGGAAGCATTTGAGAAAGCTTTGAATGGGGGTGAAGGATTTTCTGATGCTGCTTGCAGGTGCAAGCAGTCTGCTTTAGATTTTTTCGATGTGGGATGTGccg ATGCTGTGGTCGAACAAGCAAATTGGGATACTTCTAAAGTGAGGTCGAAGCTTGTCCGTGATTTGGATGAACATATCGCCTCTGTTCGTGCTGCCAAGCTGGGTGAACTTACATCCCGTTATGAG GCAAAATTAAACGAAGCTCTTTCAGGGCCGGTCGAGGCTCTACTGGATAGTGCGAATAATGAAACATGGCCATCAATAAGAAACCTTCTTCAACGTGAATCTAAGTCAGCAGTTACTGGTCTTGCTAATGATCTGTCTGGTTTTAACTTGGATGAGCAAACCCAAGACAAAATGTTAGCAAAGCTAGAGGATTACGCAAGAGGCGTAGTTGAGGCAAAGGCCAAAGAAGAGGCAGGAAAGGTCTTGATGCGTATGAAAGACAG ATTTACAGCATTGTTCAGTCGTGATTCTGACTCAATGCCACGGGTGTGGACGGGAAAAGAAGATCTTAAAGCAATTACAAAGTTTGCTCGTTCTTCG TCTCTCAAATTGCTCTCAGTCTTGTCTGCCATTCGGTTGGATGTTGAATCAGATGATATTGACAGAACATTGACTCTTGCATTGGTGGAGAACAAAAATAATAGTACTAGTACTGACAGGAATTTGACCGTAACTGATCCCTTGGCATCGAGCACCTGGGAGAAG gtccCATCATCAAAAACATTAATAACTCCAGTGCAATGCAAATCTTTGTGGAGGCAATTCCAGATGGAGACGGAATATACTGTCAGCCAGGCCATAGCTGCTCAG GAAGCCAGCAGGCGTAGCAACAATTGGTTGCCACCTCCATGGGCAATTGCCGCCATGGTCATTTTAGGTTTTAACGAGTTTATGACGCTTTTAAG GAATCCTCTTTATCTAGGCGTTCTCTTTGTTGGGTTTCTAGTAAGCAAAGCATTGTGGGTGCAGATGGATGTAGCTAATGAATTCAATCATGGCATT CTTCCCGGACTTCTATCATTATGCGCAAGGTTTGTGCCAACTGTGATGACCTTGTTGAGTAAGTTGGCTGCTCAGGGAAATATACCAGCAACTAACGGTGGCCAACAAAACCCGCCTCCCCTAGCAGCAAATAGTTTCCGTGGTGGTGCGAGCTCTGGAGGTTTTTCCTCGACTGGTTCATCTCACGTAACAACAAATGAAAATGGAACCGAATATTCAAGCTCTTCAAAGGACGAGTAG